Proteins encoded by one window of Kribbella flavida DSM 17836:
- a CDS encoding YciI family protein yields the protein MEYFVYGRDRAGGYEIKVRLAEPHWTFMDGYADRLIARGPTLTEDSEEAETTGSLHIVELADVDAARAFAYDEPYYRAGAFESVLLYGFRRHQDRTMWDFTGAVQGYGRFLVLTTDEPSPTPDSEHLILSGDLLALDTGQPIGRAALVEAPDAATAATVLAPTDPRRTDVHHWRFGGRPTLQ from the coding sequence GTGGAGTACTTCGTCTACGGGCGCGACCGTGCCGGCGGCTACGAGATCAAGGTTCGCCTGGCCGAGCCGCACTGGACGTTCATGGACGGGTACGCCGATCGGCTCATCGCCCGCGGTCCGACGCTGACCGAGGACAGCGAGGAAGCGGAGACGACGGGCAGTCTGCACATCGTCGAACTGGCGGACGTGGATGCCGCCCGGGCGTTCGCGTACGACGAGCCGTACTACCGGGCCGGGGCGTTCGAGTCGGTGCTGCTGTACGGCTTCCGCCGGCACCAGGACCGGACGATGTGGGACTTCACCGGAGCGGTCCAGGGGTACGGCCGGTTCCTCGTCCTCACCACCGACGAGCCTTCGCCGACGCCGGACTCGGAGCATCTGATCCTCTCCGGCGACCTGCTCGCGCTCGACACCGGACAACCGATCGGCCGCGCGGCCCTCGTGGAAGCCCCCGACGCGGCAACCGCCGCAACCGTGCTCGCGCCCACCGACCCCCGCCGTACCGACGTACACCACTGGCGCTTCGGCGGCAGACCGACGCTGCAGTAG